A single window of Betaproteobacteria bacterium DNA harbors:
- a CDS encoding carbohydrate ABC transporter permease, giving the protein MTIKQRTTIRMALRLLAAVVITLLFLFPVYWLFMISFKTPEEIYSFPPKWYPGRIHFDNYAVLFKDGDAVTVWNSLVVAGVSTVIAMFLGTICAYSLARFRTGGEHLANWIISQRMIPPIAVVFPIFLLFVWLHLVDTYIGVILLYTAFNLPYVIWMMRGYILDIPKALEESALVDGCTRWQVIWKVVFPMCRAGLFATAIFTFVFAWNDFLFALVLTRTEATTYTVQITHYFGGQSNFWAKISAMSVLGTLPIFIAVAFMQRYLVRGISLGAVKG; this is encoded by the coding sequence ATGACTATCAAACAGCGAACCACGATCCGGATGGCGCTGCGTCTTCTTGCCGCCGTTGTCATCACGTTGCTGTTCCTGTTCCCCGTCTACTGGTTGTTCATGATCTCGTTCAAGACGCCGGAGGAGATCTACTCGTTTCCGCCGAAGTGGTATCCGGGTCGGATCCATTTCGATAACTATGCGGTTCTGTTCAAGGACGGCGACGCGGTCACGGTATGGAACAGCCTGGTGGTCGCCGGCGTCAGCACGGTAATCGCGATGTTTCTCGGCACCATCTGCGCCTATTCGCTCGCCCGCTTCAGGACCGGGGGCGAGCATCTGGCCAATTGGATCATCTCACAGCGCATGATCCCGCCGATCGCAGTCGTATTTCCGATCTTTCTCCTATTCGTCTGGCTGCATCTGGTCGATACCTATATAGGTGTGATATTGCTCTACACTGCATTCAACCTGCCTTACGTGATCTGGATGATGCGCGGCTATATTCTCGACATCCCGAAAGCCCTTGAGGAATCCGCGCTGGTGGACGGCTGCACCCGCTGGCAGGTGATATGGAAAGTCGTGTTCCCGATGTGCCGCGCCGGCTTGTTCGCGACCGCGATCTTCACTTTCGTATTCGCCTGGAACGATTTTCTGTTCGCCCTGGTGCTGACGCGCACAGAGGCGACGACTTATACGGTCCAGATTACTCATTACTTCGGCGGCCAGTCGAACTTCTGGGCCAAGATTTCCGCAATGTCGGTGCTCGGCACGCTGCCGATCTTCATCGCGGTGGCGTTCATGCAGCGCTACCTGGTGCGCGGGATATCACTGGGAGCGGTGAAAGGTTAA